One Microbacterium keratanolyticum DNA window includes the following coding sequences:
- a CDS encoding spermidine synthase: MGRNRAKDTEHPSTRLDSGSRAWIAPSEFTSGFELLVDDTPQSHVDLDDPTHLHFEYIVRMGAVIDQLTEPGAALTAVHLGAGAMTIPRYIEDTRPGSRQQVVELEGPLIELVREHLPLPRGAAIRVRIGDAREGLRRLPPAISGKVDLLVSDVYSGAQTPAHLTSVEFYREIAELLSPSGVLLVNVADGPGLAFARRQVATITAALGEVAILADTQILKGRRFGNLVIAASAAALPTTWLPRILAAGPHPAKIAQGAEVAAFAQGAPIVTDADATASPRPDSSLFLR, encoded by the coding sequence ATGGGACGAAATCGCGCCAAGGACACGGAGCATCCGAGCACGCGTCTGGACTCCGGATCACGCGCGTGGATCGCGCCCTCCGAGTTCACCTCCGGCTTCGAACTCCTCGTCGACGACACCCCGCAGTCCCACGTCGATCTGGACGACCCGACACACCTGCACTTCGAGTACATCGTCCGGATGGGCGCGGTGATCGACCAGCTCACCGAGCCCGGAGCCGCACTCACCGCGGTGCACCTGGGTGCGGGGGCGATGACGATCCCCCGCTACATCGAGGACACACGGCCCGGTTCGCGCCAGCAGGTCGTCGAGTTGGAGGGCCCGCTCATCGAGCTCGTTCGAGAACACCTGCCGCTGCCGCGCGGTGCCGCCATCCGCGTAAGGATCGGAGACGCCCGCGAGGGACTGCGCCGCCTGCCGCCGGCAATCTCGGGCAAGGTCGACCTCCTCGTATCCGATGTCTACTCCGGCGCGCAGACGCCGGCGCACCTCACCAGCGTGGAGTTCTACCGTGAGATCGCCGAACTGCTCAGCCCCAGCGGCGTGCTGCTCGTGAACGTGGCAGACGGACCTGGTCTCGCCTTCGCGCGCCGTCAGGTCGCGACGATCACCGCTGCGCTCGGCGAGGTCGCGATCCTCGCGGACACCCAGATCCTGAAGGGCCGCCGCTTCGGAAACCTCGTGATCGCCGCATCCGCCGCCGCCCTCCCCACCACCTGGTTGCCCCGCATCCTCGCGGCGGGACCGCACCCCGCGAAGATCGCACAGGGCGCAGAGGTCGCAGCGTTCGCGCAGGGTGCGCCGATCGTCACGGACGCGGATGCCACTGCATCGCCGCGCCCGGACTCTTCGCTGTTCCTGCGCTGA
- a CDS encoding sugar ABC transporter substrate-binding protein: MKNRILPVIALGAVATLGLAACSGGSTQPAASEGPVDGKGQTLNVWIMKGTNPDATAFYDAVSAEFEEKTGAKVKIEEVQWADAHDRFVTSIAGGTTPDIAETGTTWTAEFADAGALLALDEYVDAEKGLRDDLVEGLAVAGTYGEELYGMPWYAGVRSIMYRADVFEELGLSAPESWDDIVAAGEAIKAAKPEMMAYAVPGDAEFLVYPWVWGAGGEVATQKGDTWTSELDSKESQEGIQFYTDLAVKHGFSSAGATTWKETDQRDAFTQGNVAMMISGSWTPKSLIEANPELEGKIGAAVIPGQKPGTISPSVLGGSHLSVFNTTKNPELAWEFVKMMTVGEFAEKWAAETGYFPGVQSAMEEALASTDPLVAPFAKQMVEGGASVPVTPNFGAVQAKKTTNAMIQAILSGQKDVATATKDAAAEMTELLNQ, from the coding sequence ATGAAGAATCGTATTCTTCCCGTTATCGCACTCGGTGCGGTAGCAACCCTTGGGCTTGCAGCCTGCTCCGGCGGCAGCACGCAGCCGGCGGCCAGCGAAGGCCCCGTCGACGGCAAGGGCCAGACGCTCAATGTCTGGATCATGAAGGGCACCAACCCCGACGCCACCGCCTTCTACGACGCCGTCTCGGCCGAGTTCGAGGAGAAGACCGGAGCCAAGGTCAAGATCGAAGAGGTCCAGTGGGCTGACGCGCACGACCGTTTCGTGACCTCGATCGCCGGTGGCACGACCCCTGACATCGCAGAGACCGGCACCACCTGGACCGCCGAGTTCGCCGATGCAGGCGCGCTGCTCGCGCTCGACGAGTACGTCGACGCAGAGAAGGGCCTGCGCGATGACCTCGTCGAGGGTCTCGCGGTCGCCGGCACCTACGGCGAAGAGCTCTACGGCATGCCCTGGTACGCCGGTGTGCGCTCGATCATGTACCGTGCCGACGTCTTCGAAGAGCTCGGTCTCTCGGCTCCCGAGTCGTGGGACGACATCGTCGCCGCGGGGGAGGCCATCAAGGCCGCCAAGCCCGAGATGATGGCCTACGCCGTTCCGGGCGACGCCGAGTTCCTGGTCTACCCCTGGGTCTGGGGTGCCGGTGGCGAGGTCGCAACCCAGAAGGGCGACACCTGGACCAGCGAGCTGGACAGCAAGGAGTCGCAGGAGGGCATCCAGTTCTACACCGACCTCGCCGTGAAGCACGGCTTCTCGTCGGCCGGTGCGACGACCTGGAAGGAGACGGACCAGCGTGACGCGTTCACGCAGGGCAACGTCGCCATGATGATCTCCGGATCGTGGACCCCCAAGTCGCTCATCGAGGCGAACCCGGAGCTCGAGGGCAAGATCGGCGCAGCCGTGATCCCCGGCCAGAAGCCGGGCACCATCTCCCCGTCGGTTCTCGGTGGCTCGCACCTCTCGGTGTTCAACACCACGAAGAACCCGGAGCTCGCCTGGGAGTTCGTCAAGATGATGACCGTCGGCGAGTTCGCTGAGAAGTGGGCCGCCGAGACCGGCTACTTCCCCGGCGTGCAGTCGGCGATGGAAGAGGCGCTCGCCTCGACCGACCCGCTCGTCGCTCCGTTCGCGAAGCAGATGGTCGAGGGTGGCGCTTCCGTGCCGGTGACCCCGAACTTCGGTGCTGTCCAGGCCAAGAAGACCACCAACGCCATGATCCAGGCCATCCTCAGCGGGCAGAAGGACGTCGCGACCGCGACGAAGGACGCCGCTGCTGAGATGACCGAGCTGCTCAACCAGTAA
- a CDS encoding glycosyl hydrolase family 18 protein, with the protein MTPAQSTRRSPLGKVIPLALGAALALSLGIAPAAQAAEADATDSTSTPTTTINGYRNVGYYGQWMADDPAKSLKALFIDGAHGRSITHLNYSFGNIAGDQATLDAARDAGVKGLDGVEPYTCFISDGVASAPGETGAAGEADIDFVRAFSAEESILGVADTKKQKLAGAFNQLVQLKRAYPDLKVLMSLGGWSWSKSFSTAVATPEARTKLVSSCIDLYIDGNLPEIDGRGGDGAAAGIFDGFDLDWEWPGAPDWAQEVGNVIDPVNDKANFLAFAQELRAQLDAREAENGTEYEITTFAPASPTVIRAGGWNDPALWENLDFGNIQGYDLWGPWGNQTGHQGNIYGDPAFNGGLGLDTVIATYKNAGIPATKLNLGLAAYGQGWKDAVREPGQPSGGGVAGSTRTWDELKAAGIEIEYAYTADGKFNASYGYNPSTSEFFSMDDPVAVQHKTEWAIANGLGGVDFWQLPGDVAGDLSAASLGVLTAAAPGPLAGAEKTVCEEAPLWNGSTMYARGNRVVLDGAVHEALWNTRGEYPNTTTTGGWQTIAECGADLTAVQPWYADHVYLKGAVVTHDGEEYVARWWTRNEKPGTAGSAWVVK; encoded by the coding sequence GTGACACCAGCTCAGTCCACCCGTCGTTCGCCTCTGGGCAAGGTGATCCCTCTGGCGCTCGGCGCCGCCCTTGCGCTCTCATTGGGCATCGCGCCCGCGGCACAGGCCGCCGAAGCGGATGCCACGGACTCGACCAGCACGCCCACGACGACGATCAACGGCTATCGCAACGTCGGCTACTACGGGCAGTGGATGGCGGATGACCCGGCCAAGAGCCTGAAGGCGCTGTTCATCGACGGGGCGCACGGTCGCTCCATCACGCACTTGAACTACTCGTTCGGCAACATCGCTGGCGACCAGGCGACGCTCGATGCGGCGCGGGACGCCGGCGTCAAGGGGCTCGACGGGGTCGAGCCGTACACCTGCTTCATCTCCGACGGCGTCGCCTCTGCGCCCGGCGAAACGGGAGCAGCGGGCGAGGCTGACATCGACTTCGTGCGCGCCTTCAGCGCGGAGGAGTCGATCCTGGGCGTCGCCGATACGAAGAAGCAGAAGCTCGCGGGTGCGTTCAACCAACTCGTGCAGCTCAAGCGCGCCTACCCCGACCTCAAGGTCCTCATGTCGCTTGGTGGCTGGTCCTGGTCGAAGTCCTTCTCGACGGCTGTCGCGACGCCCGAGGCGCGTACCAAGCTCGTGAGCTCCTGCATCGACCTCTACATCGACGGCAACCTGCCCGAGATCGACGGTCGTGGTGGCGACGGCGCAGCCGCCGGCATCTTCGACGGCTTCGACCTCGACTGGGAGTGGCCGGGCGCACCCGACTGGGCGCAGGAGGTCGGCAACGTGATCGACCCCGTGAACGACAAGGCCAACTTCCTCGCCTTCGCGCAGGAGCTGCGGGCGCAGCTCGACGCTCGCGAAGCAGAGAACGGCACCGAGTACGAGATCACGACCTTCGCCCCGGCGAGCCCCACGGTCATCCGGGCCGGCGGTTGGAACGACCCGGCGCTGTGGGAGAACCTCGACTTCGGCAACATCCAGGGCTACGACCTGTGGGGTCCGTGGGGCAACCAGACCGGTCACCAGGGCAACATCTACGGAGACCCGGCGTTCAACGGCGGTCTGGGGCTCGACACGGTCATCGCCACGTACAAGAACGCGGGCATCCCCGCGACGAAGCTCAACCTCGGCCTTGCCGCCTACGGTCAGGGCTGGAAGGACGCCGTGCGTGAGCCGGGGCAGCCGTCCGGTGGCGGCGTCGCCGGGAGCACCAGGACCTGGGACGAGCTGAAGGCCGCCGGCATCGAGATCGAGTACGCCTACACGGCCGACGGCAAGTTCAACGCCTCGTACGGTTACAACCCCAGCACGTCCGAGTTCTTCTCGATGGACGACCCGGTGGCCGTGCAGCACAAGACCGAGTGGGCTATCGCCAACGGTCTGGGCGGCGTGGACTTCTGGCAGCTCCCCGGCGATGTCGCCGGCGACCTCTCCGCTGCGAGCCTGGGAGTTCTCACCGCTGCGGCACCCGGCCCGCTCGCCGGAGCCGAGAAGACGGTCTGCGAGGAAGCCCCGCTGTGGAACGGCTCGACGATGTACGCCCGCGGCAACCGCGTCGTACTTGACGGCGCCGTGCACGAGGCGCTGTGGAACACCCGCGGCGAGTACCCGAACACGACCACGACCGGTGGCTGGCAGACGATCGCCGAGTGCGGTGCTGACCTGACCGCCGTGCAGCCCTGGTATGCAGATCACGTGTACCTCAAGGGCGCAGTGGTGACGCACGACGGCGAGGAGTATGTGGCTCGCTGGTGGACCCGCAACGAGAAGCCCGGCACTGCAGGCTCGGCGTGGGTCGTGAAGTGA
- a CDS encoding carbohydrate ABC transporter permease has product MSMVQAPLPATDARETPASVAGGPTRGRRLFTWAKARPWLLLAPGLAILAGLMLWPLIQVVIFSLQDYGLREINTGETNFIGLDNYIEALTKPTLWTTVLPNTVGFAAIAVFVTVAVGTLVALLLARLGTVWRTIVSSCIMVAWAMPAVTGTYVWIWIFDADRGIFNRMLLDWGLIDEPVNWFTNQWSFYAIVLLNVVHHGFPFVAVTILAGLLGVSKEMLEAAALDGAGAWRRFWKIVFPTLRPVFSVVIILSTIWDFKVFAQVYLMPGGNGGNRSVLNLGVWSYVESFGQNRYGFGSALAVLLTLVLIGITIVYIRSLMKEDEL; this is encoded by the coding sequence ATGTCAATGGTGCAAGCACCACTGCCGGCCACGGACGCGCGGGAGACCCCCGCGTCCGTGGCCGGCGGCCCCACGCGTGGCCGCCGTCTCTTCACCTGGGCGAAGGCACGCCCGTGGCTTCTGCTTGCGCCGGGGCTCGCGATTCTCGCGGGTCTCATGCTCTGGCCCCTCATCCAGGTCGTCATCTTCTCGCTGCAGGACTACGGTCTGCGCGAGATCAACACCGGTGAGACCAACTTCATCGGCCTCGACAACTACATCGAGGCGCTGACCAAGCCGACGCTGTGGACCACGGTTCTTCCGAACACCGTGGGATTCGCGGCCATCGCCGTGTTCGTCACGGTCGCCGTCGGCACGCTCGTCGCGCTGCTTCTCGCGCGCCTGGGCACGGTGTGGCGCACGATCGTCTCCAGCTGCATCATGGTCGCCTGGGCGATGCCCGCGGTCACCGGCACCTATGTCTGGATCTGGATCTTCGACGCCGACCGCGGCATCTTCAACCGGATGCTCCTGGACTGGGGACTGATCGACGAGCCGGTCAACTGGTTCACCAACCAGTGGTCCTTCTACGCGATCGTGCTGCTGAACGTCGTGCACCACGGTTTCCCGTTCGTCGCCGTGACGATCCTCGCCGGCCTGCTCGGCGTCTCCAAGGAGATGCTCGAGGCGGCCGCGCTCGACGGTGCGGGCGCGTGGCGTCGTTTCTGGAAGATCGTCTTCCCGACCCTGCGTCCGGTCTTCTCCGTCGTCATCATTCTTTCCACGATCTGGGACTTCAAGGTCTTCGCGCAGGTCTATCTGATGCCGGGTGGTAACGGCGGCAACCGTTCCGTTCTGAACCTCGGCGTCTGGTCGTATGTCGAGTCCTTCGGCCAGAACCGCTACGGCTTCGGCTCGGCGCTCGCCGTGCTGCTGACCCTCGTGCTGATCGGCATCACGATCGTGTACATCCGCTCGCTCATGAAGGAGGACGAGCTGTGA
- a CDS encoding SprT-like domain-containing protein, whose protein sequence is MAELDRVRIWGEALIRVHLDDSWSFAFDNAKRRAGQCNFRDRRITVSRYLAARFDDDEIHQVLLHEVAHALAGFHAAHDKTWKRIARELGYVGGTTHHGETATELAPWVGSCPAGHTTYRHRRPSRPTSCVKCSRTFDPAYQFVWVRREITTEVRRAAQLPR, encoded by the coding sequence ATGGCCGAGTTAGACCGTGTGCGCATCTGGGGTGAGGCGCTGATCCGGGTACACCTCGACGACTCCTGGTCGTTCGCGTTCGACAACGCCAAACGTCGCGCGGGTCAATGCAACTTCCGTGACCGTCGGATCACCGTGTCCCGCTATCTGGCCGCCCGGTTCGATGACGACGAGATCCACCAGGTGCTGCTGCATGAGGTGGCGCACGCCCTCGCGGGTTTCCACGCGGCGCACGACAAGACCTGGAAGCGGATCGCCCGTGAGCTGGGGTACGTCGGGGGGACGACACACCACGGCGAAACGGCGACCGAGCTCGCCCCCTGGGTGGGCAGCTGTCCGGCTGGGCACACCACCTACCGCCATCGTCGGCCCAGCAGGCCGACGTCCTGCGTCAAATGCTCGCGCACCTTCGATCCCGCCTACCAGTTCGTCTGGGTGCGGCGCGAGATCACGACAGAGGTGCGACGCGCAGCGCAGCTGCCGCGCTGA
- a CDS encoding carbohydrate ABC transporter permease has translation MNSSKRILSKVGLGVAITAVLLFTLFPVYWMLSSAFDKKASSGGQSLVPQEFTFDNFIFVLNDGGFGVFLRNSLIVALVTVLVSGFVCLLAAVAVARFKFKFRTMVLMMILIVQMVPLEALVIPLFLQVKSLGMLNSILGLMVVYVALSLAFGIWMLRGFVQAVPVELEEAAYIDGASWWRMFRSVLLPLVMPGLVATSVFAFITAWNEFIFAMTMLGGATDQYTVAIGLKSFFGLHSNDWGSIMAASTIITVPVMIFFVIVQRRLSSGLVAGAVKG, from the coding sequence GTGAATTCGTCGAAGCGCATCCTCTCCAAGGTCGGGCTCGGTGTAGCGATCACGGCCGTCCTGCTCTTCACGCTCTTCCCGGTGTACTGGATGCTCTCCAGTGCGTTCGACAAGAAGGCCTCCAGCGGTGGGCAGTCGCTCGTCCCGCAGGAGTTCACCTTCGACAACTTCATCTTCGTGCTCAACGACGGCGGCTTCGGGGTCTTCCTCCGCAACTCGCTGATCGTCGCACTCGTCACGGTGCTGGTGAGCGGGTTCGTCTGCCTTCTCGCGGCCGTCGCCGTGGCGCGGTTCAAGTTCAAGTTCCGCACCATGGTGCTGATGATGATCCTCATCGTGCAGATGGTTCCGCTCGAGGCGCTGGTGATCCCGCTCTTCCTGCAGGTCAAGAGCCTCGGCATGCTCAACAGCATCCTCGGTCTGATGGTCGTGTACGTCGCGCTGTCGCTCGCCTTCGGCATCTGGATGCTGCGCGGATTCGTGCAGGCTGTTCCGGTCGAGCTCGAAGAGGCGGCATACATCGACGGCGCGAGCTGGTGGCGGATGTTCCGCTCGGTGCTGCTGCCGCTGGTCATGCCGGGTCTGGTCGCCACGAGCGTCTTCGCCTTCATCACCGCCTGGAACGAGTTCATCTTCGCGATGACGATGCTGGGCGGCGCGACCGACCAGTACACCGTCGCGATCGGTCTGAAGTCGTTCTTCGGTCTGCACTCGAACGACTGGGGCAGCATCATGGCCGCGTCGACCATCATCACCGTGCCGGTCATGATCTTCTTCGTGATCGTGCAGCGCCGCCTCTCGAGCGGCCTCGTGGCAGGAGCAGTCAAGGGATGA
- a CDS encoding ABC transporter permease, translating into MSGTLMETPLPTSRLAWLRERGMGASVLVATLSAAFGVTLVETTVFIGAVLKADPLIGDSGTLAVVVAILSVLLTAVAMYVAAIVTANTFSTIVAGRTRQIALLRLIGATARSQRLQVGQQGLTVGVLGATAGLLIGLGLSAAGVAISGPFIANPPVGFTLAQPLIIVPVVGVALTTWLASWVGSRRVLTVTPLQALGGSVELSREEVAAGRGRHAVAGVLLGLGTLLLAAGVVLGLMSPLGVVVAFVGGLFSFTGLTLGASLVMPPVLRAVGRMFGSSATARLAAENAMRFSERSSRMAIGVVMGVTLVTMFAVALESAKHMMMRQLDGEVPAEVFAPFDAFGAIMMVLVAVCAVIAAVGLVNLLTIGVVMRRRELGLLRAIGLTGGQVRAMVLFEAAHITIAATLTGLVLGVVYGWVGAQSLLGSVPTLPNMEPAGFVAPYVPWLPMVIIVLATAALTLVAAATPTRLATRVTPVEALAAE; encoded by the coding sequence ATGAGCGGCACACTGATGGAGACGCCGCTGCCGACGTCGCGTCTTGCGTGGCTGCGTGAGCGCGGCATGGGCGCGAGTGTGCTGGTGGCGACGCTGTCTGCGGCGTTCGGCGTGACGCTCGTGGAGACCACGGTGTTCATCGGAGCCGTGCTGAAAGCGGATCCGCTCATCGGCGACAGCGGCACGCTGGCCGTGGTCGTCGCGATCCTGTCCGTGCTGCTCACCGCGGTCGCGATGTACGTCGCCGCGATCGTCACGGCCAACACGTTCTCGACGATCGTCGCCGGACGCACACGGCAGATCGCACTCCTGCGTCTGATCGGAGCGACGGCGCGTTCGCAGCGCCTGCAGGTCGGACAGCAGGGGCTCACCGTGGGTGTGCTGGGCGCCACGGCCGGCCTGCTCATCGGTCTGGGGTTGTCGGCCGCGGGTGTCGCGATCAGCGGGCCGTTCATCGCGAATCCCCCGGTCGGGTTCACGCTCGCGCAGCCGCTCATCATCGTCCCGGTGGTGGGCGTCGCCCTGACGACCTGGCTCGCATCCTGGGTGGGCTCCCGCCGCGTGCTGACGGTCACTCCGCTGCAGGCGCTGGGTGGCTCGGTCGAGCTCAGCCGCGAGGAGGTCGCGGCGGGCCGCGGACGCCATGCCGTCGCGGGAGTCCTCCTCGGCCTGGGAACGCTGCTGCTCGCCGCCGGCGTCGTGCTCGGCCTGATGTCGCCCCTCGGCGTCGTCGTCGCATTCGTCGGCGGGCTCTTCTCCTTCACCGGACTGACGCTGGGTGCGTCGCTCGTGATGCCACCCGTGCTTCGTGCCGTCGGGCGCATGTTCGGCTCGAGCGCGACCGCACGGCTCGCCGCGGAGAACGCGATGCGCTTCTCCGAGCGCTCGAGCCGGATGGCGATCGGTGTCGTCATGGGGGTCACGCTCGTGACCATGTTCGCCGTCGCTCTCGAGTCGGCGAAGCACATGATGATGCGTCAGCTCGACGGGGAGGTCCCCGCGGAGGTGTTCGCACCCTTCGACGCCTTCGGCGCGATCATGATGGTGCTGGTGGCGGTATGCGCCGTCATCGCCGCGGTGGGACTCGTCAATCTGCTCACCATCGGCGTCGTGATGCGACGGCGGGAGCTGGGGCTGCTGCGCGCGATCGGTCTCACCGGTGGCCAGGTGCGGGCCATGGTGCTCTTCGAAGCTGCCCACATCACGATCGCCGCGACGTTGACCGGGCTGGTGCTGGGCGTCGTCTACGGGTGGGTCGGCGCGCAGTCTCTTCTGGGCTCGGTGCCAACGCTCCCCAACATGGAGCCTGCGGGTTTCGTGGCCCCCTACGTGCCCTGGCTGCCGATGGTCATCATCGTCCTCGCGACCGCGGCGCTGACTCTGGTGGCGGCGGCGACGCCGACGCGTCTCGCGACGCGGGTCACGCCGGTCGAGGCGCTCGCCGCGGAGTAG
- a CDS encoding MurR/RpiR family transcriptional regulator gives MDGDALALVRASLPRLSAAEARVAEVILGDPTLVVDLAITDLARVCRTSLSTVARFAQSLGYSGYRELRVECARAVTRAQAQQERFGFDDAVIDLEDSAEAVVAKIAAQEVSAIEQTALAVDFAGIDRVASAVAAARHTELFGQGASALTAQDFRFKLARIGCSAGQSSDPHVAFASAALLSPGAVAIGISHSGETSETLRGLEIARATGATTVALTNAPESSITRLADVVLYTRARESPLRIAAMSSRIAQLALLDVLFVRVVQMRGGASAEPLRLTRDAVAPKRS, from the coding sequence GTGGACGGTGACGCCCTCGCCCTCGTGCGCGCGTCACTTCCCCGGCTGAGCGCGGCGGAGGCGCGTGTCGCCGAGGTGATCCTCGGAGACCCGACGCTCGTCGTGGACCTCGCGATCACCGACCTCGCGCGCGTGTGCCGCACATCGCTGTCCACGGTCGCGCGCTTCGCGCAGAGTCTCGGGTACTCGGGCTATCGCGAACTGCGGGTCGAGTGCGCCCGTGCGGTGACGCGCGCACAGGCGCAGCAAGAGCGCTTCGGCTTCGATGACGCCGTGATCGATCTCGAGGACAGCGCGGAGGCGGTGGTCGCGAAGATCGCTGCGCAGGAGGTCAGCGCGATCGAACAGACCGCACTCGCGGTCGACTTCGCGGGCATCGACCGCGTCGCATCCGCTGTCGCCGCCGCCCGGCACACCGAGCTTTTCGGGCAGGGTGCTTCGGCGTTGACCGCGCAGGACTTCCGCTTCAAGCTCGCACGAATCGGATGCTCCGCCGGGCAGTCGTCCGACCCGCATGTCGCCTTCGCCTCGGCCGCGCTGCTGAGCCCCGGCGCGGTGGCGATCGGAATCTCACACAGCGGCGAGACCTCCGAGACGCTGCGGGGTCTGGAGATCGCGCGCGCGACGGGTGCCACCACGGTGGCTTTGACGAATGCGCCGGAGTCGTCGATCACACGCCTCGCGGATGTCGTGCTCTACACGCGTGCGCGTGAGTCGCCGCTGCGGATCGCCGCCATGTCCAGTCGCATTGCGCAGTTGGCCCTGCTCGACGTGCTGTTCGTGCGCGTCGTGCAGATGCGTGGCGGTGCCTCGGCAGAGCCGCTCAGGCTCACTCGCGACGCGGTGGCGCCGAAGCGCAGCTGA
- a CDS encoding glycoside hydrolase family 3 protein, with the protein MTDELTRLANGVLWPGFLGTQAPSWLTEELQNGLAGVVYFAQNMGPDVAALSAELRAANPRVLIGVDEEGGSVTRLEAGSGSTLPGAAQLGVLNDLAATRATGAELARRVAAAGANVVLAPVADVNTDPRNPVIGVRAFGSDTEEVSAHVVASVEGIQGGGIAACVKHFPGHGDTHLDSHHALPSIDLTPAEIERDHLPPFRAAIAAGVDSIMTAHIVVPAWGEQPATLNADVLGMLRRDGFEGVIITDALDMAAIRESVGIGGGAAQALIAGVDLICIGNPTNPGPAMLPDQDERDFHAARDGILAALRDGSLSRERLEEAVARVARLGEKLAAAEVAQSEVLDAAEIVARALSVQGALPAASASALSVIDARTRSTLAVDSAAAYVGETLAEGGFRVRVDTTEVSPEETSAAIAEAVRVASERDLQVIALVDRLHSSAAQRDLVAQVALAASDAVVVNVGLASAQTELPLPLLDVRAASRIGAAVARERLIGAS; encoded by the coding sequence ATGACGGATGAGCTGACCCGGCTCGCGAACGGCGTCCTGTGGCCGGGGTTCCTCGGCACGCAGGCGCCGTCGTGGCTGACGGAAGAACTGCAGAACGGCCTCGCGGGCGTCGTGTACTTCGCCCAAAACATGGGACCGGATGTCGCGGCGCTGAGCGCAGAACTGCGCGCGGCCAATCCGCGTGTGCTGATCGGCGTCGATGAGGAGGGCGGGAGCGTCACCCGGCTGGAGGCCGGCAGCGGTTCCACTCTTCCCGGTGCCGCGCAGCTCGGTGTCCTGAACGATCTGGCGGCGACGCGCGCGACCGGAGCGGAGCTCGCACGCCGCGTTGCGGCCGCGGGCGCGAACGTCGTGCTCGCACCGGTCGCCGACGTCAACACGGATCCGCGCAACCCCGTCATCGGGGTGCGTGCGTTCGGCTCGGACACGGAAGAGGTCTCGGCGCACGTCGTGGCGTCGGTCGAAGGGATCCAGGGTGGCGGCATCGCCGCGTGCGTCAAGCACTTCCCGGGTCACGGCGACACGCACCTGGACTCGCACCACGCGCTGCCCTCGATCGACCTCACACCGGCCGAGATCGAGCGTGACCACCTTCCGCCGTTCCGAGCGGCGATCGCCGCGGGCGTGGACTCGATCATGACGGCGCACATCGTTGTTCCGGCGTGGGGCGAGCAGCCCGCGACCCTCAACGCGGATGTGCTCGGGATGCTCCGCCGCGATGGCTTCGAGGGTGTCATCATCACCGACGCGCTCGACATGGCCGCAATCCGCGAGTCCGTCGGGATCGGCGGTGGCGCCGCGCAGGCGCTGATCGCAGGTGTCGATCTGATCTGCATCGGCAACCCCACCAATCCCGGGCCCGCTATGCTGCCCGACCAGGATGAGCGCGACTTCCATGCTGCGCGTGACGGGATCCTCGCGGCCCTCCGCGACGGCTCGCTGTCGCGAGAGCGGCTGGAGGAGGCGGTCGCCCGTGTGGCGCGCCTCGGCGAGAAGCTCGCAGCCGCTGAGGTCGCGCAGTCGGAGGTGCTGGATGCGGCGGAGATCGTCGCCCGTGCCCTCAGCGTGCAGGGCGCGCTGCCCGCAGCATCCGCGTCCGCCCTCTCCGTGATCGACGCCCGCACCCGCTCGACGCTCGCCGTCGACAGCGCGGCCGCGTACGTGGGAGAGACGCTGGCCGAAGGCGGATTCCGTGTCCGCGTGGACACGACGGAGGTCTCCCCGGAGGAGACGTCCGCAGCGATCGCAGAGGCTGTGCGCGTGGCATCCGAGCGCGACCTGCAGGTCATCGCCCTGGTGGACCGGCTGCACAGCTCTGCCGCACAGCGTGACCTCGTCGCGCAGGTCGCACTGGCGGCCTCCGACGCCGTGGTCGTCAACGTCGGGCTCGCCTCGGCGCAGACCGAACTGCCGCTGCCGTTGCTGGATGTGCGCGCCGCAAGCCGCATCGGAGCCGCGGTTGCGCGGGAACGGCTGATCGGGGCGTCGTGA